A window of Nitrososphaerales archaeon contains these coding sequences:
- the secY gene encoding preprotein translocase subunit SecY, with product MASMRDFIKSVATVLPEIPKPEKKPTLNERFIWTAFALIAYLIMAVTPLYGFGGSASQADQLAFLRVVFASTQGTLMELGIGPIVTAGLILQLLVGSDIIKLDMSNPEDRSIFGSATKMLTMIVIVGESVAYIVGGALGQLSPNQSIVVFVQLFIASIIVLLLDEMIQKGWGIGSGVSLFILAGVCQTVMWYTFSPFSLRASANSPQTIIFGFVPALISSFFTNTLPSIFVREFKYPSLLTFMLTLVMILVLIYVEGIRVELPITSTKYRGFQGVYPIKLLYVSNIPVILVSALAANVTFFTKVLYNYAGSTPSSWIHYLGVWPTGANATSYPSGGLVYYMTAPQGLNQTLADPIHSAIYLVYLVGMAVLFAKLWVEIGGLNPKAVAKNLMDADVQVPGFRRSGLSIEQVLNRYIPTLTVIGGVLIGLIAGVSDLFGVFGSGIGILLMVDIILQYYQMLLKEQVEEFSPALAGVLGAT from the coding sequence ATGGCCTCAATGCGTGATTTCATCAAGAGCGTAGCGACCGTCCTCCCAGAGATTCCGAAGCCAGAGAAGAAGCCGACCCTCAACGAGCGCTTCATCTGGACAGCCTTCGCACTCATCGCCTACCTGATCATGGCTGTCACGCCGCTCTACGGCTTCGGCGGCTCGGCCAGCCAGGCGGACCAGCTTGCATTCCTCAGGGTCGTCTTCGCCTCGACGCAGGGGACACTCATGGAGCTGGGCATCGGTCCGATAGTCACTGCGGGGCTGATACTCCAGCTGCTCGTGGGTAGCGACATCATCAAGCTGGACATGAGCAACCCAGAGGACAGGTCGATCTTCGGGTCGGCGACCAAGATGTTGACTATGATAGTGATTGTAGGCGAGTCCGTGGCCTACATAGTGGGAGGTGCGCTCGGCCAGCTGTCGCCCAACCAGTCGATCGTCGTGTTCGTACAGCTCTTCATAGCGAGCATCATAGTCCTCCTGCTCGACGAGATGATCCAGAAGGGCTGGGGCATCGGCAGCGGAGTCAGCCTCTTCATCTTGGCGGGCGTCTGCCAGACCGTGATGTGGTACACCTTCTCGCCATTCTCACTGAGGGCCTCGGCCAACTCCCCCCAGACGATAATCTTCGGCTTCGTGCCGGCGCTGATCAGCTCGTTCTTCACCAACACCCTCCCGAGCATCTTCGTCAGGGAGTTCAAGTATCCGAGCCTTCTCACATTCATGCTGACGCTGGTGATGATCCTCGTCCTGATCTACGTTGAGGGAATCAGGGTGGAGCTCCCTATCACCTCGACGAAGTACAGGGGCTTCCAGGGCGTCTACCCAATCAAGCTGCTCTACGTCTCCAACATCCCCGTCATCTTGGTCTCCGCACTCGCGGCGAACGTCACATTCTTCACGAAGGTGCTGTACAACTACGCAGGTTCGACCCCAAGCAGCTGGATCCACTACCTCGGCGTCTGGCCCACGGGGGCGAACGCGACCTCCTATCCATCCGGCGGACTCGTTTACTACATGACGGCCCCGCAGGGACTCAACCAGACGCTCGCCGACCCAATCCACTCGGCGATCTACCTAGTCTACCTCGTTGGAATGGCAGTCCTCTTCGCGAAGCTCTGGGTGGAGATAGGCGGCCTCAACCCCAAGGCCGTGGCGAAGAACCTGATGGACGCAGACGTCCAGGTCCCGGGCTTCAGGCGAAGCGGGCTCTCCATCGAGCAGGTGCTGAACAGGTACATCCCGACACTCACGGTCATAGGCGGCGTACTGATCGGGCTGATCGCCGGCGTCTCAGACCTTTTCGGCGTCTTCGGCTCCGGGATCGGCATACTCCTGATGGTCGACATCATACTCCAGTACTACCAGATGCTGCTGAAGGAACAGGTCGAGGAGTTCTCTCCGGCTCTCGCGGGCGTCTTGGGGGCAACGTAG
- a CDS encoding 50S ribosomal protein L15 has protein sequence MPTRTRKARRYRGMRTHGYGQIGQHRHSGKQGGHGQAGLHKHKWSWMVKYDPDHFGRDPFRPPGYYAKPSKWANVGDLDSLAAGSPRVDLSSMGVQKLLGSGDVKGAYQVRVGSFTKKAQAKIEAAGGKVVAPE, from the coding sequence GTGCCGACGAGGACGAGGAAGGCGAGGAGGTATAGAGGAATGAGGACGCACGGCTACGGTCAGATAGGGCAGCACAGGCACTCGGGTAAGCAAGGTGGCCACGGCCAGGCGGGCCTGCACAAGCACAAGTGGTCTTGGATGGTCAAGTACGACCCAGACCACTTCGGGCGGGACCCGTTTAGGCCGCCCGGATACTACGCGAAGCCTTCCAAGTGGGCGAACGTCGGCGACCTGGACTCGCTCGCGGCCGGCAGCCCAAGGGTCGACCTGTCCTCGATGGGGGTGCAGAAGCTCCTAGGCTCGGGTGACGTGAAGGGTGCCTACCAAGTCAGGGTCGGGTCTTTCACAAAGAAGGCTCAGGCTAAAATAGAGGCGGCCGGGGGAAAGGTCGTAGCCCCGGAGTAG
- a CDS encoding 30S ribosomal protein S5: protein MMGRHDRREEEEVWVPRTKLGKLVNEGKVTSLEELFKTGQRVREAEIVKKLLPELRNEVVGVSVVQKQTDAGELTRFAAVVAVGNGAGWFGVGRGKAMQTREAIDKATNNALLNIIPVKLGCGSWECRCGRPHSVPYKIKGKAGSVTIEIIPGPRALGLVAGPALKNLLQLAGVKDAWIRTFGSTSTMSSLANAAYDAFRMSHGLNV from the coding sequence ATGATGGGAAGGCACGACAGGCGAGAGGAGGAAGAGGTCTGGGTGCCACGGACGAAGCTTGGAAAGCTGGTGAACGAGGGCAAGGTGACCTCTCTCGAGGAACTCTTCAAGACCGGCCAGAGGGTGCGCGAGGCTGAGATAGTCAAGAAGCTGCTCCCTGAGCTGCGGAACGAGGTCGTGGGCGTGAGCGTCGTCCAGAAGCAGACCGACGCAGGCGAACTGACGCGCTTCGCAGCCGTTGTGGCCGTGGGGAATGGGGCGGGCTGGTTCGGCGTCGGCAGGGGAAAGGCGATGCAGACGAGGGAGGCGATAGACAAAGCGACCAACAACGCTCTTCTGAACATCATCCCTGTGAAGCTCGGCTGCGGCAGCTGGGAATGCAGGTGCGGAAGGCCCCACTCCGTGCCTTACAAGATCAAGGGCAAGGCCGGAAGCGTCACGATTGAGATCATACCTGGTCCGAGAGCCTTGGGGCTCGTGGCTGGGCCTGCCCTCAAGAACCTGCTACAGCTCGCGGGTGTGAAGGACGCCTGGATCAGGACCTTTGGCTCGACCAGCACCATGTCATCGCTCGCGAACGCGGCTTACGACGCGTTCAGGATGTCGCACGGACTCAACGTATGA
- a CDS encoding 50S ribosomal protein L18: MSHYVRLQRRRREGVTDFRARKKAIISRSTLLVVRVSDKNVSAQFVKPKVEGDTVLSSAHSRQLRKLGWQGSLKSTPACYLLGMLAGKKALQSGVKEAVLYNGMVPFIKGSRVAAFVKGVLDSGISIPFGEGVAPSEERLTGKTIADYASKLAKEDKKLYQSRFSALLKRGFRPEEYPSQFEKAKAAIRGGGPK, translated from the coding sequence GTGTCTCACTACGTCAGGCTTCAAAGGAGGAGACGCGAAGGGGTCACGGACTTTCGGGCAAGGAAGAAGGCGATTATCTCGCGGTCCACTCTACTCGTCGTCAGGGTCTCCGACAAGAACGTCTCTGCCCAATTCGTGAAGCCGAAGGTGGAGGGAGACACAGTCCTCTCCTCAGCTCACTCAAGGCAGCTCCGGAAGCTTGGCTGGCAGGGGTCGCTGAAATCGACGCCAGCGTGTTACCTGCTAGGCATGCTCGCAGGGAAGAAGGCACTCCAAAGCGGAGTCAAAGAGGCAGTGCTGTACAACGGGATGGTCCCGTTCATCAAGGGCTCGAGGGTTGCAGCATTCGTCAAGGGCGTGCTCGATTCGGGGATCTCGATCCCATTCGGTGAGGGTGTGGCTCCCTCCGAGGAGAGGCTGACGGGCAAGACGATAGCCGACTACGCCTCGAAGCTTGCGAAAGAGGACAAAAAGCTCTACCAGAGCAGGTTCTCGGCGCTCCTGAAGAGGGGCTTCAGGCCTGAGGAATACCCGTCTCAGTTCGAGAAGGCGAAGGCAGCGATAAGGGGAGGTGGACCCAAGTGA
- a CDS encoding 50S ribosomal protein L19e, with product MNLRSKRRLAASVMKVGVDRVIFDDEYSDLIQDAITRSTIRGLIGFGAIRAAPEKGVSRGRFRERARRLKRGRGPGSTEGTKHARNPRKDMWITKVRALRWRLKVAKDRKEISKEAYKKLYKQVKGGQVRGVKHLLDLMKEAKK from the coding sequence TTGAATCTAAGAAGTAAGAGAAGGCTGGCTGCCTCTGTCATGAAGGTCGGGGTGGACAGGGTCATCTTCGACGACGAGTACTCCGACCTCATACAGGACGCGATCACGAGGAGCACGATCAGGGGCCTGATCGGTTTCGGGGCGATCAGGGCGGCGCCCGAGAAGGGGGTCTCGAGGGGCCGGTTCAGAGAGCGAGCACGCAGGTTGAAGCGCGGTCGGGGTCCGGGTTCCACTGAAGGCACCAAGCACGCAAGGAACCCGCGGAAGGACATGTGGATCACGAAGGTGCGCGCCCTCCGATGGAGGCTGAAGGTGGCGAAGGACAGGAAGGAGATCAGCAAAGAGGCCTACAAGAAGCTCTACAAGCAGGTGAAGGGAGGCCAAGTGAGGGGTGTCAAGCACCTCCTAGACCTGATGAAGGAGGCGAAGAAGTAG
- a CDS encoding 50S ribosomal protein L32e — MAKPKVSEENRLKALVEKRAEVAKRRPSFVRQESWRYVRIKPMWRKPKGVDSKMRRQDKGWPALVRVGYRGPSAARGLHPSGHFERLVHRPGDLEGMVPGRDVARMGSTVGAKKRALIITRASELGIRVVNPTGLRIIESKK; from the coding sequence TTGGCGAAGCCAAAAGTCTCAGAGGAGAACAGGTTGAAGGCCCTCGTGGAGAAGAGGGCGGAGGTGGCGAAGCGGAGGCCGAGTTTCGTCCGCCAGGAGAGCTGGAGGTACGTCAGGATCAAGCCGATGTGGCGGAAGCCGAAGGGCGTCGACAGCAAGATGAGGAGGCAGGACAAGGGCTGGCCTGCTCTGGTCCGGGTGGGCTACAGGGGCCCTTCAGCCGCCAGAGGCCTCCACCCGAGCGGGCACTTCGAGAGGCTGGTCCACAGGCCGGGGGACCTCGAGGGGATGGTCCCGGGAAGGGACGTCGCGAGGATGGGCTCGACCGTCGGGGCGAAGAAGAGGGCGCTGATCATAACACGGGCGAGCGAGCTGGGCATCAGGGTGGTCAATCCCACAGGGTTGAGGATAATTGAATCTAAGAAGTAA
- a CDS encoding 50S ribosomal protein L6 encodes MSTKQLQQQTIQMPEGVTASLQGRRLTVKGKLGEAKKDFDKVSVNLSAEGNKVTISPFSEKKKDNVVINTVLSLVNNMVTGVTKGYTYRLKIVYAHFPISVKTKGDQILVENFVGERSPRVAKIVGNCKVTVEGDDIIVKGVSVEEVGQTAANVELATKIKRKDQRIFLDGVYIYQKEEGW; translated from the coding sequence ATGTCTACTAAGCAGCTCCAGCAACAGACGATCCAGATGCCAGAGGGTGTGACAGCGTCTCTTCAAGGAAGGAGGCTTACCGTGAAGGGAAAGCTCGGCGAGGCCAAGAAGGACTTCGACAAGGTCAGCGTGAACCTGTCGGCGGAAGGGAACAAGGTCACGATATCTCCATTCTCAGAGAAGAAGAAGGACAACGTGGTGATCAACACCGTCCTGAGCCTAGTCAACAACATGGTGACGGGCGTCACCAAGGGCTACACCTACAGGCTGAAGATAGTCTACGCCCACTTCCCAATTTCAGTGAAGACGAAGGGAGACCAAATCCTCGTGGAGAACTTCGTCGGCGAGAGGTCGCCCAGAGTTGCGAAGATTGTCGGCAACTGCAAGGTCACGGTCGAGGGAGACGACATCATTGTCAAAGGAGTCTCAGTGGAAGAGGTAGGGCAGACTGCGGCCAACGTAGAGCTGGCAACCAAGATCAAGAGGAAGGATCAGAGAATCTTCTTGGACGGCGTGTACATCTATCAGAAGGAGGAGGGCTGGTGA
- a CDS encoding 30S ribosomal protein S8, which translates to MPATSVLANLFASLQNAEMRNKKECMVIPASSLASEVLKVLQKRRYVGEFEFIDDGVGGKLRVQLLGRINKCGVISPRFPVKSARLVDWEHRYLPAVGVGTLILSTSKGVMSHSEAQEKGLGGRLVGYVY; encoded by the coding sequence TTGCCAGCAACGAGCGTACTCGCAAACCTATTCGCGAGCCTCCAGAACGCGGAGATGAGGAACAAGAAGGAGTGCATGGTAATCCCCGCATCCAGCCTGGCGAGCGAGGTACTGAAGGTGCTCCAGAAGAGGCGCTACGTTGGAGAGTTCGAGTTCATCGACGACGGCGTCGGCGGCAAGCTGAGGGTCCAGCTCCTCGGCCGGATCAACAAGTGCGGCGTCATCTCGCCAAGATTCCCCGTGAAGTCTGCGAGGCTCGTTGACTGGGAGCACAGGTACCTGCCCGCAGTCGGTGTCGGGACGCTGATTCTGTCGACGTCGAAGGGAGTAATGTCGCATTCGGAGGCCCAGGAGAAGGGTCTGGGCGGGAGGCTCGTTGGCTATGTCTACTAA
- a CDS encoding 30S ribosomal protein S14, with protein sequence MKERHPKKRGYGKSTRYCRRCGQYGAVIRSYDLVLCRQCFREVAEKLGFRKYD encoded by the coding sequence ATGAAAGAGAGGCATCCAAAGAAGAGAGGCTACGGTAAGTCTACCCGTTACTGCCGAAGATGCGGGCAGTACGGCGCCGTGATAAGGTCGTATGACCTAGTCCTCTGCAGGCAGTGCTTCAGGGAAGTCGCCGAGAAGCTTGGCTTCAGGAAGTACGACTAG
- a CDS encoding 50S ribosomal protein L5 yields the protein MSQKTVQENPMRGIRVGKVVVNIGLGKSGEAIERGKKVLEQVTGQKPSQRRAKKSVRDFGIHEGEPIGVLVTARGAKTTELITKLLAARDKKLPGSCFDARGSVSFGIKEHIEIPGIRYDPAIGILGMNVSILLERPGYRVARRRRRTSSVGKNHFVSKEEAMEYFRKNFGVTVE from the coding sequence TTGAGTCAGAAGACAGTGCAGGAGAACCCGATGAGGGGAATAAGGGTCGGCAAGGTAGTGGTAAACATAGGCCTCGGAAAGTCGGGCGAGGCGATTGAGAGGGGCAAGAAGGTCTTGGAGCAGGTCACCGGCCAGAAGCCGAGCCAGAGGCGGGCGAAGAAGTCAGTCAGGGACTTTGGGATCCACGAGGGGGAGCCGATTGGAGTGCTAGTCACTGCGAGGGGCGCGAAGACTACGGAGCTGATCACAAAGCTGCTCGCGGCCAGGGACAAGAAGCTCCCCGGGTCGTGCTTCGACGCGAGAGGGTCGGTCTCGTTCGGAATCAAGGAGCACATAGAGATACCAGGCATCAGGTACGACCCTGCCATAGGCATCCTTGGGATGAACGTCTCTATTCTCCTCGAAAGGCCGGGCTACAGGGTGGCAAGGAGACGCAGGAGGACGTCGAGCGTCGGCAAGAACCACTTCGTGTCGAAAGAGGAAGCGATGGAGTACTTCAGGAAGAACTTCGGGGTAACGGTAGAATGA
- a CDS encoding 30S ribosomal protein S4e: MGKKGGRNKLKRLAAPRSWDISRKGKRFVFKPLAASHPISSSYPLGVVIRDLASMATTFREVKSATKTGKVLVDGRSRQSPSFPVGLFDVVSVPAEGAMFRLVPTPKGLALSKVGEQEAGRKLCSIRSKVKSKGGHMQFGLHDGRSLLSDSLKLSPGDAVLLEVPSQKVIDQVKLAKGSLGLILSGDRAGQVGKILDVKNGTITRERMVKMSLQGGDAELPSRLVFPVGTDRPVITVGVAA; encoded by the coding sequence GTGGGCAAGAAGGGCGGAAGGAACAAGCTGAAACGACTCGCAGCGCCCCGCTCTTGGGACATCTCCCGCAAGGGGAAGAGGTTCGTCTTCAAACCCCTCGCCGCCTCTCACCCGATCTCCTCCTCGTATCCGCTCGGCGTCGTTATCCGGGACCTCGCATCCATGGCCACCACCTTCAGGGAGGTGAAGTCCGCGACCAAGACGGGCAAGGTCTTGGTTGACGGGAGGAGCAGACAGTCGCCCAGCTTCCCTGTCGGACTCTTCGACGTGGTAAGCGTGCCTGCGGAGGGGGCCATGTTCAGGCTTGTCCCGACACCCAAGGGCCTAGCACTTTCGAAGGTCGGCGAACAGGAAGCTGGCAGGAAGCTCTGCAGCATCAGGTCGAAGGTCAAATCGAAGGGAGGCCACATGCAGTTCGGCCTTCACGACGGCAGGTCGTTGCTCAGCGACAGCTTGAAGCTCTCCCCAGGGGACGCTGTCCTGCTCGAGGTGCCATCGCAGAAGGTCATCGACCAGGTCAAGCTGGCGAAAGGTTCGCTCGGCTTGATCCTCTCGGGCGACAGGGCCGGGCAGGTCGGCAAGATACTTGATGTGAAGAACGGAACGATAACAAGGGAGAGAATGGTTAAGATGTCCCTGCAAGGCGGGGACGCAGAACTCCCGTCAAGGCTTGTCTTCCCTGTGGGGACGGACAGGCCCGTGATTACCGTGGGTGTCGCAGCTTGA
- the rplX gene encoding 50S ribosomal protein L24, which yields MKFASNLSTELRERYKRRSLRPRVGDSVKIVRGEYKNIEGKITKVIAKDGRINVEGVAKEKLAGGNAPVPVHASNVVITSLNLGDKLRKNKLEVSG from the coding sequence ATGAAATTCGCCTCCAACCTGTCAACCGAACTCCGCGAGAGATACAAGCGCCGCTCCCTGAGGCCGAGAGTCGGGGACTCCGTCAAGATAGTCCGGGGAGAATACAAGAACATAGAGGGCAAGATCACGAAGGTCATCGCAAAGGACGGGAGAATCAACGTGGAAGGGGTGGCGAAGGAGAAGCTCGCGGGCGGGAACGCACCGGTGCCTGTGCACGCGTCTAATGTCGTAATCACTTCGTTGAACCTTGGCGACAAACTGAGGAAGAACAAGCTGGAGGTGTCAGGCTAG
- a CDS encoding 50S ribosomal protein L14, translating into MSTKSRAVSAKGVEEFKTYITRSIPLNAVIICADNTGAKTLRVVQVTKAKTRLSRLPAASVGDSIVCVVKRGPPELRKQVFGAVIIRQKYPVRRVSGQRIAFEDNAAVIVTPEGDLKGTDIKGPVASEAAEKWPRIANLASIII; encoded by the coding sequence GTGTCAACGAAATCTCGTGCGGTCTCTGCGAAGGGAGTCGAGGAGTTCAAGACCTACATCACAAGGTCGATACCTCTCAACGCAGTCATCATTTGCGCAGACAACACGGGGGCCAAGACCCTGAGGGTCGTCCAAGTCACGAAGGCGAAGACGAGACTGAGCAGGCTGCCTGCGGCCTCAGTCGGCGACAGCATCGTTTGCGTCGTGAAGCGAGGGCCGCCTGAACTGAGGAAGCAGGTCTTCGGCGCAGTCATCATCAGGCAGAAGTACCCTGTCAGGAGGGTCAGCGGGCAGAGGATAGCCTTCGAGGACAACGCCGCAGTCATAGTAACTCCGGAGGGCGACCTGAAGGGCACGGACATCAAGGGTCCCGTCGCCAGCGAGGCTGCCGAGAAGTGGCCGAGGATTGCCAACCTCGCGTCAATCATCATTTGA
- a CDS encoding 30S ribosomal protein S17: protein MSAAGLEVVAPRKKCEDDRCPFHGGLKVRGKLLSGKVVSTAGKSFVVVEMEYLNKVAKYNRGERRRSRLSAHLPPCLDLKEGDVVTIGECRPLSKTISFVVVESRRQA from the coding sequence ATGAGCGCGGCGGGTCTTGAGGTGGTCGCTCCGAGGAAGAAGTGCGAGGACGACAGGTGTCCTTTCCACGGTGGCCTCAAGGTCAGGGGCAAGTTGCTCTCCGGGAAGGTGGTCTCGACCGCAGGCAAGAGCTTCGTGGTCGTCGAGATGGAGTACCTCAACAAGGTCGCAAAGTACAACAGGGGAGAGAGAAGGAGGAGCAGGCTCAGCGCGCACCTCCCTCCTTGCCTCGACCTAAAGGAGGGGGACGTCGTCACCATCGGCGAGTGCAGGCCTCTCTCGAAGACAATCTCTTTCGTCGTCGTTGAGTCCAGGAGGCAAGCGTAG
- a CDS encoding ribonuclease P protein subunit, with product MSVVGQEVTVMDSSDNSMRGRRGEVVLETANTLLLRSSGKTVKLAKAGSVLLLEKTGQLVTGDDLAGRLEDRLRVGKR from the coding sequence ATGAGCGTCGTGGGGCAGGAGGTCACAGTCATGGATTCGTCCGACAATTCGATGAGGGGCAGAAGGGGCGAGGTGGTGCTGGAGACAGCGAACACGCTTCTCTTGCGGTCGTCTGGCAAGACAGTCAAGTTGGCGAAGGCAGGCTCAGTCCTCCTCCTCGAGAAGACCGGGCAGCTGGTCACAGGCGACGACTTGGCGGGGAGACTGGAGGACAGGCTGAGGGTGGGGAAGAGATGA
- the rpmC gene encoding 50S ribosomal protein L29 has product MAKLKPKDLRQQEAEKLRQTLFDLRSELSKLKGNAERGLGQKQAGKVRRIRRDVARVLTVMREKGVSE; this is encoded by the coding sequence ATGGCAAAGCTCAAACCGAAGGACCTGAGGCAGCAGGAAGCTGAGAAGCTTAGGCAGACGCTCTTCGACTTGCGGTCGGAGCTCTCCAAGCTCAAGGGGAACGCAGAAAGGGGTCTCGGCCAGAAGCAGGCAGGGAAGGTCAGGAGAATCAGGAGGGACGTGGCGAGGGTCCTGACAGTGATGAGGGAGAAGGGAGTATCCGAATGA
- a CDS encoding 30S ribosomal protein S3, with product MSVQQRSSAKSILLQSRAFAELDEFFEKELRDAGYGGLEVQKSPVGTTLKVYVARPGLAIGRRGTGIKELTDRVAAQFGLPNPQIAVSEVANPELNARIMAGRIAQIVSRGTAFRRAAMWTVNNIMSAGAAGVEVSIAGKLRSDRSHGEKYRAGVVPKSGDTAARSVNQATTDVLLKLGLYGIQVKIALKDALPPDFMFREDIKEEKEDGKAQTEGPEAAGS from the coding sequence TTGTCGGTCCAGCAGCGAAGTTCTGCAAAGTCGATTCTCCTCCAGAGCAGGGCCTTCGCAGAGCTGGACGAGTTCTTCGAGAAGGAGCTGCGCGACGCCGGCTACGGTGGCCTCGAGGTCCAAAAGTCGCCTGTCGGGACGACGCTCAAGGTGTACGTCGCCAGGCCGGGCCTCGCCATCGGAAGGAGGGGCACGGGGATCAAGGAGCTGACAGACAGGGTGGCCGCACAGTTCGGTCTCCCCAACCCGCAGATAGCGGTCTCGGAGGTGGCCAACCCCGAGCTCAACGCAAGGATCATGGCCGGCAGGATAGCTCAGATCGTCTCGAGGGGGACAGCCTTCAGGAGGGCTGCGATGTGGACTGTAAACAACATAATGAGCGCTGGGGCTGCAGGCGTCGAAGTCTCCATCGCGGGGAAGCTCAGGAGCGACAGGTCCCACGGTGAGAAGTACAGGGCCGGGGTCGTCCCAAAGAGCGGGGACACGGCCGCAAGGTCAGTCAACCAGGCGACTACGGACGTGCTTCTGAAGCTCGGACTCTACGGCATCCAGGTGAAGATTGCTCTGAAGGACGCGCTGCCTCCCGACTTCATGTTCAGGGAGGACATCAAGGAGGAAAAAGAGGATGGCAAAGCTCAAACCGAAGGACCTGAGGCAGCAGGAAGCTGA
- a CDS encoding 50S ribosomal protein L22 — protein sequence MPQYGYSFEGFDPAVHVRASGREVNVSPKAAREIALTIKGMTVTKAIDHLELVREKKMAVAFRRHKLKVGHRSELQGFPTGSYPVKAAGAFVDVLKNLQSNSEFKGYDPEHVQIIHAAAYAGRTVKDFVPRAFGRSSPNFHQLVHIELVGKEV from the coding sequence TTGCCCCAGTACGGCTACAGTTTCGAGGGCTTCGACCCAGCGGTACATGTAAGGGCTAGCGGAAGAGAGGTAAACGTATCACCGAAAGCTGCAAGGGAGATTGCACTTACGATCAAGGGGATGACTGTTACAAAGGCGATAGACCATCTGGAGCTTGTCAGGGAGAAGAAGATGGCTGTGGCCTTCAGACGGCACAAGCTCAAGGTAGGCCACAGAAGCGAGCTCCAAGGCTTCCCGACTGGCTCCTACCCGGTGAAGGCGGCGGGCGCCTTTGTCGACGTATTGAAGAATCTCCAGAGTAATTCAGAGTTCAAGGGTTACGACCCGGAACACGTCCAGATAATCCACGCAGCTGCTTACGCCGGAAGGACTGTGAAGGATTTCGTCCCCAGGGCCTTCGGGCGCAGCTCGCCTAACTTCCACCAGCTCGTCCACATCGAGTTAGTCGGGAAGGAGGTCTAG